From one Montipora capricornis isolate CH-2021 chromosome 10, ASM3666992v2, whole genome shotgun sequence genomic stretch:
- the LOC138021509 gene encoding PRELI domain containing protein 3B-like yields MKFWSSEHIFNHCWDRVTQAVWRKYPNDLNPNVKTMDVLDRRVDEEGRLHTLRLVGSEGFLPSWVCNMIGVNNLCYAYEHSVVDPVKKTMVMGSRNMTLSGFVNVEETLTYSQHEDNDRTRLTQDAIIKVFGISFKDYFEGLIKSTMASNASKGRQAMEMVIGKINKEVQDFATNIEQATSRLNSEFEQATSRFNTELEQAKQGLEQASLLPQAFCEGSTSKPSS; encoded by the exons ATGAAATTTTGGTCTTCAGAGCACATTTTCAA CCACTGCTGGGACAGAGTCACTCAAGCAGTTTGGAGAAAGTATCCAAATGATCTTAACCCCAATGTTAAGACTATGGATGTTTTGGATCGACGTGTTGATGAAGAGGGACGGCTTCACACTTTGAGACTTGTAGGTTCAGAGGGTTTCCTGCCATCTTGGGTGTGCAACATGATTGGGGTTAATAACCTTTGTTATGCTTACGAACACTCTGTCGTTGATCCAGTGAAGAAGACGATGGTAATGGGAAGTCGGAATATGACACTATCTGGTTTTGTGAACGTGGAAGAAACTTTGACTTATTCTCAACATGAGGACAATGACAG GACAAGGCTCACTCAAGATGCTATAATAAAAGTATTTGGGATCAGCTTTAAAGACTACTTTGAAGGCCTTATCAAGTCCACAATGGCTAGCAATGCATCAAAG GGTAGACAAGCCATGGAAATGGTAATTGGCAAGATCAACAAAGAGGTTCAAGACTTTGCAACAAACATTGAACAAGCAACAAGTAGACTTAATTCTGAGTTTGAGCAAGCAACAAGCAGGTTTAACACAGAACTTGAACAAGCCAAACAGGGACTAGAACAGGCTAGTTTGTTACCACAAGCATTCTGTGAAGGTTCAACTTCAAAACCTTCAAGCTGA